Proteins from a genomic interval of Mycobacterium conspicuum:
- a CDS encoding adenylate/guanylate cyclase domain-containing protein, with translation MAGFAGIPRTRYASSGEADIAYQVFGDGPTDILVLPGPLIPIDTVDQEPSMYRFHRRLASFGRVIRFDQRGIGLSSRVSSVDEIGPKSWAQDAIAVMDAVGSERATIFAPGFTSLAGLVLAADYPDRVNNLVIFNGAARTLRAPDYPIGSDVVETDPFTTVGIQPDAVEQGFDILGIIAPSVAADDAFRAWWDHAGNRAASPSMARAFIMKIREGDVRDTLDRITVPTLILHRDNPNFSPISHGLYLAEHIAGSRFVELPGQDSLYWVGDTAPMLDEIEEFITGVRGVSDTERVLTTIVFTDIVGSTERAAVLGDDRWRDLLDNHDTIVRHQLQRFAGREVNTAGDGFVATFTSPSAALACADEIVDAVRVLGIDVRIGIHAGEVEVRGTSQKDDSRDDIAGMAVHIGARVAALAGPGEVLVSSTVRDIVTGSRHRFADRGEYALKGVPGHWQLCALVREHAVVRR, from the coding sequence GTGGCTGGGTTCGCAGGGATCCCCCGGACCCGGTACGCCAGTAGCGGCGAGGCCGACATCGCCTACCAGGTCTTCGGCGACGGGCCGACCGACATACTCGTGCTGCCGGGACCACTGATCCCGATCGACACCGTCGACCAAGAGCCGTCGATGTACCGCTTCCATCGGCGCCTGGCATCGTTCGGCCGGGTGATCCGGTTCGATCAGCGTGGCATCGGTCTGTCCTCGCGGGTCTCCTCGGTGGACGAGATCGGGCCGAAGTCGTGGGCGCAGGACGCGATCGCCGTCATGGACGCGGTCGGCAGTGAGCGGGCGACCATTTTCGCCCCCGGTTTCACGTCGCTGGCCGGGCTCGTGCTCGCGGCCGATTACCCGGACCGGGTGAACAACCTGGTGATCTTCAACGGCGCGGCGCGGACGCTGCGCGCGCCCGACTACCCCATCGGCAGCGACGTCGTCGAAACCGATCCATTCACGACGGTCGGGATCCAGCCCGACGCGGTCGAGCAGGGCTTCGACATCCTCGGCATCATCGCTCCCTCGGTGGCCGCCGACGACGCGTTTCGGGCATGGTGGGATCACGCCGGCAACCGCGCCGCGTCGCCCAGCATGGCGCGGGCGTTCATCATGAAGATCAGAGAGGGCGACGTCCGCGACACCTTGGACCGCATCACCGTGCCCACGCTGATCCTGCACCGCGACAACCCCAATTTCAGCCCGATCTCACACGGCCTTTACCTGGCCGAGCACATCGCCGGGTCGCGCTTCGTCGAACTACCGGGCCAAGATTCGCTGTACTGGGTTGGCGACACCGCGCCGATGCTCGACGAGATCGAGGAATTCATCACCGGCGTGCGAGGTGTCTCGGATACCGAGCGGGTGCTCACCACGATCGTGTTCACCGACATCGTCGGCTCCACCGAGCGCGCCGCCGTGCTCGGCGACGACCGATGGCGCGACCTGCTGGACAACCACGACACCATCGTGCGCCACCAACTGCAGCGGTTCGCGGGCCGCGAAGTCAACACCGCCGGAGACGGTTTCGTCGCGACGTTCACCAGCCCCAGCGCCGCGCTAGCATGCGCCGACGAAATCGTCGACGCGGTAAGGGTTTTGGGTATCGACGTGCGAATCGGCATTCACGCCGGCGAGGTCGAGGTGCGCGGCACGTCGCAAAAGGATGACTCAAGAGACGACATAGCCGGCATGGCCGTGCATATTGGGGCGCGGGTGGCAGCGCTGGCCGGCCCCGGCGAGGTCCTGGTGTCCTCGACGGTGCGTGACATCGTCACCGGATCACGCCACCGGTTCGCCGACCGCGGCGAATACGCCCTTAAGGGGGTGCCGGGCCACTGGCAGCTGTGCGCCCTGGTGCGCGAGCACGCGGTCGTCCGGAGATAA
- a CDS encoding methyltransferase domain-containing protein, giving the protein MTDVHVSLPPALRRALDLLTDPPADPDVSKGYLDLLDATVAKNTGVIQAAWSSSIGSMFYDNAQAISRRLLSAWQHPVEWLNIPPGGTALDVGSGPGNVTASLARAAGPDGLALGVDISEPMLARAVRAESGPQVGFIRADAQRLPLRDNTIDAITSIAVLQLVPDPTAALTEMARVLRPGGRLALMVPTVGTNARFWRIVPNGGAHIFDDDEIGDLLEDNGFASVRVKSYGTIQWVRGKR; this is encoded by the coding sequence ATGACCGACGTGCACGTCTCGCTGCCCCCGGCGCTGCGCCGGGCGCTGGACCTACTGACCGATCCGCCCGCGGACCCCGACGTGAGCAAGGGTTACCTCGATCTGCTGGACGCGACCGTCGCGAAAAACACCGGCGTGATCCAGGCGGCCTGGTCTTCGTCGATCGGGTCGATGTTCTACGACAACGCGCAAGCCATCTCGCGGCGGTTGCTCAGCGCGTGGCAGCACCCCGTCGAGTGGTTGAACATTCCGCCAGGCGGGACGGCGCTGGACGTCGGCTCGGGTCCGGGCAACGTGACCGCATCGCTGGCGCGCGCCGCCGGCCCGGACGGGCTGGCCTTGGGTGTCGACATCTCCGAGCCCATGCTGGCGCGCGCCGTCCGCGCGGAATCCGGACCGCAAGTCGGCTTCATCCGGGCGGATGCGCAGCGACTTCCGTTGCGCGACAACACCATCGATGCCATCACCTCGATCGCCGTGCTGCAGCTGGTCCCCGATCCCACCGCAGCCCTGACGGAGATGGCGCGGGTGCTGCGGCCCGGCGGACGGTTAGCCCTCATGGTTCCGACCGTCGGAACCAATGCCCGGTTCTGGCGCATCGTGCCCAACGGCGGTGCCCACATATTCGACGACGACGAGATCGGGGATCTGTTGGAGGACAATGGCTTCGCCAGCGTGCGGGTGAAGAGCTACGGCACGATTCAGTGGGTGCGCGGCAAGCGCTGA
- a CDS encoding SDR family oxidoreductase, which yields MQMEGNTVLVTGGGTGIGRGLAEAFHRLGNQVIIAARRRGPLQAVAEANPGMQAMSLDQSDPADIRRFATEVTDHYPALNVVVNNAGIQRVEDLTAPGPGAAELTIGINLLGPIRLTAALLPSLRAKPHATIINVTSALAFMPSALTPTYCAAKAALHSYTESLRFQLRNTSVAVIEIIPPHVQTALQGERGFDPRAMPLDDYISETMALLHSQPTPDEIVVENAKRWRFAERNGEYDDIYPRFNEAMTSGR from the coding sequence ATGCAGATGGAGGGCAACACCGTCCTGGTCACCGGCGGCGGCACGGGGATAGGGCGCGGCCTGGCCGAGGCATTTCACCGGTTAGGCAACCAGGTCATCATCGCGGCTCGGCGCCGCGGCCCGTTGCAGGCCGTCGCCGAGGCCAACCCGGGCATGCAGGCCATGTCACTCGATCAGTCCGACCCCGCCGACATCCGGAGATTCGCCACCGAGGTGACCGACCACTACCCGGCACTCAACGTCGTGGTCAACAACGCCGGCATCCAACGGGTGGAGGACCTCACCGCCCCCGGACCCGGTGCGGCCGAACTGACCATCGGGATCAATCTGCTGGGGCCGATCCGACTGACCGCCGCGTTGCTGCCGTCGTTGCGGGCCAAGCCGCACGCCACGATCATCAACGTCACCTCGGCCCTGGCGTTCATGCCCAGCGCGCTCACGCCCACGTACTGCGCTGCCAAAGCCGCGCTGCACTCCTACACCGAATCGCTGCGCTTTCAGCTGCGCAACACCTCGGTCGCGGTGATCGAAATCATTCCGCCGCATGTGCAGACCGCGCTGCAGGGCGAGCGCGGCTTTGATCCCAGGGCGATGCCGCTGGACGACTACATCAGCGAGACGATGGCGCTGCTGCACTCGCAGCCCACCCCCGACGAGATCGTGGTCGAGAATGCCAAGCGGTGGCGGTTCGCCGAGCGGAACGGCGAATACGACGACATCTATCCACGCTTCAACGAGGCCATGACGTCCGGTCGTTAA